The proteins below are encoded in one region of Ricinus communis isolate WT05 ecotype wild-type chromosome 6, ASM1957865v1, whole genome shotgun sequence:
- the LOC112533713 gene encoding uncharacterized protein K02A2.6-like yields the protein MDYVSKWVEAKATKTDDSQAAVGFIKANIFNRFGIPRAIVSDQGTHFFNRSVAAMVKKYGVNHRVATAYHPQSNGEAEVSNREVKSILEKTEELNSVKGLEPASRSSKEYEETHKSHLYWKRFWYTLTIIMNSLWYELD from the exons ATGGATTATGTATCAAAATGGGTGGAAGCTAAAGCCACTAAAACTGATGACTCTCAAGCTGCTGTAGGTTTTATTAAGGCTAACATCTTTAATAGGTTTGGGATTCCAAGAGCAATTGTCAGTGATCAAGGAACTCATTTTTTCAATAGATCGGTTGCAGCTATGGTGAAGAAGTATGGAGTGAATCACAGAGTAGCCACCGCATATCATCCTCAAAGCAATGGAGAAGCTGAAGTTTCCAATAGAGAAGTTAAATCCATCTTGGAGAAAACG GAAGAATTAAATTCTGTGAAAGGCCTTGAACCTGCTTCTAGAAGTTCCAAAGAGTATGAGGAGACTCATAAATCCCATCTCTACTGGAAGAGGTTCTG GTACACTCTTACTATTATTATGAATAGTTTGTGGTATGAATTGGATTGA